In Herpetosiphonaceae bacterium, the DNA window CACGCAGGAGGAGCAGATCAAAGCGCTGGCGCTGCAAAGCGACAAGGTTCAGTCCAGCATGAACGGCAAGCAGGTCGCCAAGATCGTCGTCGTGCCCGGCAAGCTGGTCAATATCGTTGTGAAGTAGCGAAAGAACAAAAGAACAAAAGAACAAAGACTTACATTCGTTACTGCCTTGTTCCCTTGTTCGCTTGTTCCCTTGTTCTCGCCTGAGGCTGCCATGAAAATTGTCACCGGGCTGCGCTGCGAAGACGGCCTATCGCCCACGGAGCAGCACGTCACTGCTGGCGGCATCGCCTGGCGCTATCTCGAATGGGGCGATCACGGGCCGCCGTTTGTGCTCTGGCACGGCGTTACCAGCAACGCGCGCGGCTGGTGGCGCGTCGGCCCGTTTCTCGCCGGGCTGGGCTTTCACGTCTACGCGCCCGATCTGCCGGGCCATGGCCTGACCGATGACGCGCCCGACGGCTACGCGATCGAGACGACGGCGCGGCTGCTCGATGCCTGGATGGTCGCGCTCGGCCTCAAAGCGCCGATCGTGC includes these proteins:
- a CDS encoding alpha/beta hydrolase is translated as MKIVTGLRCEDGLSPTEQHVTAGGIAWRYLEWGDHGPPFVLWHGVTSNARGWWRVGPFLAGLGFHVYAPDLPGHGLTDDAPDGYAIETTARLLDAWMVALGLKAPIV